Proteins encoded together in one Triticum dicoccoides isolate Atlit2015 ecotype Zavitan chromosome 7B, WEW_v2.0, whole genome shotgun sequence window:
- the LOC119341840 gene encoding uncharacterized protein LOC119341840, with translation MDKYEEPSNVLQVITDNASNCRVAGEEIEKVHKHIFWSPCVVHTLNLVFKDFAKKFAWMVDTYQTGKAIVKFFRNHQHFQDLFRHNSKLDLLKVSKTRFASHYIVLKRLMDVREALTTTIVTSKWKELVKACDVQTRAAANAIAQNIIDETFWDEIKIILDITKPLYMVIKFSDGEGPKSGDIYERMDNMLGEMQEVMTREDNPHKDDWSKVNEIILYRWGKMNWHFHCLAFALSPKYYDQAYLASPAPGGGQRKAPNDDSEVIEGVIEALNRIAEDKKEYALLREELNTFIMKKGLYAIDDVQADAATMNATEWWFNYGSQTPTLSEVAKKVLSQPISSSSAERNWSTYSFIHNLKRNKLNATTADKLVFIHANECLKRRFSEGYNSGPHYKWDVEPENDLLEDSSLKLEQLRWDSLEDEAADTEPPRKIQRT, from the exons ATGGACAAATATGAAGAACCATCCAATGTCCTTCAGGTCATCACTGATAATGCATCTAATTGCAGAGTTGCGGGTGAAGAAATTGAGAAA GTGCATAAGCATATATTTTGGTCTCCATGTGTGGTTCACACACTGAATCTAGTATTCaaagattttgcaaaaaagtttgCTTGGATGGTTGATACATACCAGACTGGGAAAGCAATTGTGAAGTTCTTTAGGAACCACCAGCACTTTCAAGATCTCTTTAGACACAACTCCAAGTTGGATCTTTTGAAGGTCTCAAAAACAAGATTTGCTTCTCATTATATTGTGCTTAAGAGGCTTATGGATGTTCGAGAGGCGCTCACAACTACCATTGTCACAAGCAAATGGAAggaactggtgaaggcttgtgatgtACAAACAAGAGCAGCAGCAAATGCGATTGCCCAAAATATCATTGATGAGACATTTTGGGATGAGATTAAAATCATCCTTGACATCACAAAACCATTATATATGGTAATCAAGTTCAGTGACGGAGAAGGTCCAAAATCTGGTGATATATATGAAAGAATGGACAATATGCTTGGCGAGATGCAAGAAGTCATGACAAGGGAAGATAACCCTCACAAAGATGATTGGTCGAAGGTAAATGAAATTATTCTTTATCGGTGGGGAAAGATGAACTGGCATTTTCATTGCTTAGCTTTTGCTCTTTCTCCTAAGTATTATGATCAAGCCTATCTTGCAAGTCCTGCTCCTGGTGGTGGTCAAAGGAAAGCTCCAAATGATGACAGTGAGGTTATAGAAGGTGTTATAGAGGCTCTAAATAGAATTGCAGAAGATAAAAAAGAGTATGCTCTTTTACGTGAGGAGCTTAACACCTTTATAATGAAGAAAGGTTTGTATGCAATAGACGACGTTCAGGCTGATGCAGCCACGATGAATGCCACAGAATGGTGGTTCAATTATGGCTCACAAACTCCAACTTTAAGTGAGGTGGCAAAGAAAGTCTTGTCTCAGCCAATAAGTAGCTCCTCTGCCGAAAGAAATTGGAGTACCTACTCATTCATACATAATTTAAAGAGAAACAAGCTGAATGCAACGACAGCCGATAAGCTTGTCTTTATTCATGCAAACGAGTGTCTGAAGAGGAGGTTTTCAGAGGGCTACAATTCAGGTCCACATTATAAGTGGGATGTTGAGCCTGAGAATGATTTGCTGGAGGATTCAAGCTTG